A DNA window from Labrys wisconsinensis contains the following coding sequences:
- a CDS encoding NAD(P)/FAD-dependent oxidoreductase encodes MMGPQVDPVPSDPALPARADVVIVGGGIIGTSAALYLSQRGVSVVLCEKGHIAGEQSSRNWGWVRKARRDPREIPLVVESLRLWEGLNQAVGAETGFRRTGIVFAAETEAEVARGEAWIELARPYQIEARMVAGAELDRLMPGARWKAALYCPTDGRAEPQKAAPAIAAAARRAGATILTGCAVRGLDRAGGKVAAVVTERGRIACDAVVVAAGAWSRRFLRDVGLTLPQLKVRASVLRTAPIEGAPETALWCGDAAFRKRLDGGYTIANGHVNVVPVVPDSVRFFADYLPALRMGWSDLRLRLDGRFLQEWREAAPVPLDQVSPYEEVRVLDPAPDRRYLAAALASLARQFPAFVGARVLQEWAGLIDVMPDAVPVISPVDAVPGLVVATGFSGHGFGIGPGAGRLVADLVTGAPPLVDPRDFRFSRFSDGSRPRPIAGF; translated from the coding sequence CTGATGGGCCCGCAAGTCGACCCCGTCCCCTCCGATCCCGCTCTCCCCGCCCGCGCGGATGTGGTCATCGTCGGCGGCGGCATCATCGGCACCAGCGCGGCCCTGTATCTCTCGCAGCGGGGCGTCTCGGTCGTGCTGTGCGAGAAGGGCCATATCGCCGGCGAGCAGTCGAGCCGCAACTGGGGCTGGGTGCGCAAGGCCCGGCGGGATCCGCGCGAGATCCCGCTGGTCGTGGAAAGCCTGCGGCTCTGGGAGGGCCTGAACCAGGCGGTCGGGGCCGAGACCGGCTTTCGGCGCACCGGCATCGTCTTCGCCGCCGAGACCGAGGCGGAGGTCGCCCGCGGCGAGGCCTGGATCGAGCTGGCGCGGCCCTACCAGATCGAGGCGCGCATGGTCGCGGGCGCCGAGCTCGACCGGCTGATGCCGGGCGCGCGCTGGAAAGCGGCGCTCTACTGTCCGACCGATGGGCGGGCCGAGCCGCAGAAGGCGGCGCCGGCCATCGCCGCCGCGGCCCGCCGGGCCGGCGCCACCATCCTGACCGGCTGCGCCGTGCGCGGGCTCGACCGGGCCGGTGGCAAGGTCGCGGCCGTGGTGACCGAGCGCGGCCGCATCGCCTGCGACGCCGTGGTGGTGGCCGCCGGCGCCTGGTCGCGCCGCTTCCTGAGGGATGTCGGCCTGACGCTGCCCCAGCTCAAGGTCCGCGCCAGCGTGCTGCGCACCGCGCCGATCGAGGGCGCCCCCGAGACGGCGCTGTGGTGCGGCGACGCCGCCTTCCGCAAGCGCCTCGACGGCGGCTACACCATCGCCAACGGCCATGTGAACGTCGTGCCCGTCGTGCCCGACAGCGTCCGCTTCTTTGCCGACTATCTGCCGGCGCTGCGCATGGGCTGGAGCGACCTCCGATTGCGGCTCGACGGGCGTTTCCTGCAGGAATGGCGCGAGGCGGCCCCGGTGCCGCTCGACCAGGTCTCGCCCTACGAAGAGGTGCGCGTGCTCGATCCCGCGCCGGACCGGCGCTACCTCGCCGCGGCGCTTGCGAGCCTCGCCCGCCAGTTCCCGGCCTTCGTCGGGGCGCGGGTGCTGCAGGAATGGGCCGGGCTGATCGACGTGATGCCGGACGCAGTGCCGGTGATCTCGCCGGTGGACGCCGTGCCCGGCCTCGTGGTGGCCACCGGCTTTTCCGGCCACGGCTTCGGCATCGGCCCAGGCGCCGGCCGCCTCGTCGCCGACCTCGTCACCGGCGCGCCGCCGCTGGTCGACCCCCGCGACTTCCGCTTCTCACGCTTTTCCGACGGCTCGCGGCCGCGGCCGATCGCCGGCTTCTGA
- a CDS encoding ABC transporter substrate-binding protein, protein MLTIFSALSIAFAAPASAATPVAIGISGWTGFAPLTLAKVAGIFEKHGLDVTLKKVPQATRPLAIASGDLQCAATTVETWIVWNANGVATKQIVQLDKSYGADGIVARGPIKTVADLKGKTVAASAPGTSPYFMLAWVLGKNGLTTKDVTVVNLEPDAAAQAFLAGQNDAAVSYEPFLSAVRDKPDQGHILATTLDYPMVLDTLGCTPTFLDAHPDAAKALVESYYEALDLIKAEPDKSNGLMGADVKQSAAEFADSAKYLRWASRDDNKTFFNDEFQSFSKTAGDLLLQMGLIKAAPDVATLADTRFVN, encoded by the coding sequence ATGCTGACGATCTTCTCTGCGCTCTCGATCGCTTTCGCCGCCCCGGCGTCGGCAGCCACACCGGTGGCGATCGGCATCAGCGGCTGGACGGGCTTCGCCCCGCTGACGCTGGCCAAGGTTGCCGGCATCTTCGAGAAGCACGGGCTCGACGTGACGCTGAAGAAGGTGCCGCAGGCCACCCGCCCGCTCGCCATCGCCAGCGGCGACCTGCAATGCGCAGCGACCACGGTCGAGACCTGGATCGTCTGGAACGCCAACGGCGTCGCCACCAAGCAGATCGTCCAGCTCGACAAGTCCTACGGCGCCGACGGCATCGTCGCGCGCGGGCCGATCAAGACCGTCGCCGACCTGAAGGGCAAGACCGTCGCCGCCTCGGCGCCCGGCACCTCGCCCTATTTCATGCTCGCCTGGGTGCTGGGGAAGAACGGCCTCACCACCAAGGACGTCACCGTGGTCAATCTCGAGCCGGACGCGGCGGCGCAGGCCTTCCTCGCCGGCCAGAACGATGCGGCGGTGAGCTACGAGCCCTTCCTCTCCGCCGTGCGCGACAAGCCGGACCAGGGCCACATCCTCGCCACCACGCTCGACTATCCCATGGTGCTCGATACGCTCGGCTGCACGCCCACCTTCCTCGACGCCCATCCCGATGCCGCCAAGGCGCTGGTGGAGAGCTACTACGAGGCCCTCGACCTGATCAAGGCCGAGCCCGACAAGTCGAACGGGCTGATGGGCGCCGACGTCAAGCAGTCCGCCGCCGAGTTCGCGGATTCGGCCAAGTACCTGCGCTGGGCCAGCCGGGACGACAACAAGACATTCTTCAACGACGAGTTCCAGTCCTTCTCCAAGACGGCCGGCGACCTGCTTTTGCAGATGGGCTTGATCAAGGCCGCGCCTGATGTCGCGACGCTCGCCGACACGCGCTTCGTGAACTGA
- a CDS encoding ABC transporter permease, translating to MPRPLEPISPVLRIGLGISFFVLFVAAWAWLTFGGHVARIFLADPLTMLADGWRLIVEDNFLLDIAITIWRVFGGFVLASVIAVPLGIMMGAWKPVEAFFEPFVSFARYLPASAFIPLLILWAGIGEVEKLLVIFIGSFFQIVLMVAVAVGNTRRDLVEAAYTLGSTSTGIVRRVIIPANAPDIAETLRLVLGWAWTYVIVAELIGSSSGIGYMIINSQSRLATGQIIFGIIVIGLIGLVSDFLFKMLNRALFAWRLA from the coding sequence ATGCCCCGCCCTCTCGAGCCCATCTCCCCCGTGCTGCGCATCGGCCTGGGGATCTCCTTCTTCGTGCTGTTCGTCGCGGCCTGGGCCTGGCTCACCTTCGGCGGCCACGTCGCGCGGATCTTCCTTGCCGATCCCCTCACCATGCTGGCCGATGGCTGGCGGCTGATCGTCGAGGACAATTTCCTGCTCGACATCGCCATCACCATCTGGCGCGTGTTCGGCGGCTTCGTCCTGGCCTCGGTGATCGCGGTGCCGCTCGGCATCATGATGGGCGCCTGGAAACCGGTTGAAGCCTTCTTCGAGCCCTTCGTCTCCTTCGCCCGCTACCTCCCGGCCTCGGCCTTCATCCCGCTGCTGATCCTCTGGGCCGGCATCGGCGAGGTCGAGAAGCTGCTGGTGATCTTCATCGGCTCCTTCTTCCAGATCGTGCTGATGGTGGCGGTCGCCGTGGGCAACACCCGCCGCGACCTGGTGGAGGCCGCCTATACCCTCGGCTCGACCAGCACCGGCATCGTCCGGCGGGTGATCATCCCGGCCAACGCCCCCGACATCGCCGAGACCCTGCGCCTGGTGCTCGGCTGGGCCTGGACCTATGTCATCGTCGCCGAGCTGATCGGCTCCTCCTCCGGCATCGGCTACATGATCATCAACAGCCAGTCGCGGCTGGCGACGGGGCAGATCATCTTCGGCATCATCGTCATCGGCCTGATCGGCCTCGTCTCCGACTTCCTGTTCAAGATGCTGAACCGCGCCCTGTTCGCCTGGAGGCTGGCATGA
- a CDS encoding ABC transporter ATP-binding protein — MSLLAVRDVTRSFPAAHGGEPTRALEPIRLDVARNDFITILGPSGCGKSTLLRIIAGLDKPTAGSVTIEGRTVTGPGSDRGMVFQSYTLFPWLTVAENVGFGLREKGVPQARREQVVAEWLDKVGLAGFARHYPRQLSGGMQQRTAIARALANEPEILLLDEPFGALDNQTRSLMQELLLGIWERERKTVLFVTHDIEEAVFLASRVVVMSARPGRIKAEVPVDLPHPRHYTLKTSPDFSALKARLTEEIRVEAVRAAAEV; from the coding sequence ATGAGCCTGCTCGCCGTCCGCGACGTCACGCGCAGCTTCCCCGCCGCCCACGGCGGCGAGCCGACCCGGGCGCTCGAGCCGATCCGCCTCGACGTCGCCCGCAACGACTTCATCACCATCCTCGGCCCCTCCGGCTGCGGCAAGTCGACCCTGCTGCGCATCATTGCCGGGCTGGACAAGCCGACCGCCGGCTCGGTGACCATCGAGGGCCGGACCGTCACCGGCCCGGGCAGCGACCGCGGCATGGTGTTCCAGTCCTACACCCTGTTCCCGTGGCTGACGGTCGCGGAGAATGTGGGCTTCGGCCTGCGCGAGAAGGGCGTGCCGCAGGCGCGCCGTGAGCAGGTCGTCGCCGAATGGCTCGACAAGGTCGGCCTCGCCGGCTTCGCCCGCCACTATCCCCGGCAATTGTCCGGCGGCATGCAGCAGCGCACCGCCATCGCCCGCGCGCTCGCCAACGAGCCGGAGATCCTGCTGCTCGACGAGCCGTTCGGCGCGCTGGACAACCAGACCCGCAGCCTGATGCAGGAATTGCTGCTCGGCATCTGGGAGCGCGAGCGCAAGACGGTCCTGTTCGTCACCCATGACATCGAGGAAGCGGTGTTCCTCGCCTCCCGCGTCGTGGTGATGTCGGCCCGGCCGGGCCGGATCAAGGCCGAGGTGCCGGTCGACCTGCCGCATCCCCGCCACTACACGCTGAAGACCAGCCCGGACTTCTCGGCGCTGAAGGCGCGGCTGACGGAGGAGATCCGGGTGGAGGCGGTGCGGGCGGCCGCGGAGGTTTGA
- a CDS encoding winged helix-turn-helix transcriptional regulator, translating into MTRTHEKVRYTPESKDHGYTRETAAEGVEQALKLLEGRWKLVILFHLFGGRILRFSDLERAIPAVSQKMLIQQLRQMEKDGIVRRIVHHQVPPKVEYGLTAWGQALCPALDALLTWAAQRGEVPAPEPGPEASVEDRD; encoded by the coding sequence ATGACAAGAACGCACGAAAAAGTAAGGTACACACCAGAAAGTAAGGACCACGGCTATACGCGCGAAACGGCCGCGGAAGGCGTCGAGCAGGCGCTGAAGCTGCTGGAGGGCCGCTGGAAGCTGGTGATCCTGTTCCACCTCTTCGGCGGCCGCATCCTGCGCTTCTCCGACCTGGAGCGGGCGATTCCCGCCGTCTCGCAGAAGATGCTGATCCAGCAGCTCCGGCAGATGGAGAAGGACGGCATCGTGCGCCGCATCGTCCACCACCAGGTGCCGCCCAAGGTCGAGTATGGGCTGACGGCGTGGGGACAGGCCCTGTGCCCGGCGCTCGACGCCCTGCTGACCTGGGCCGCGCAGCGCGGCGAGGTGCCGGCTCCGGAGCCGGGGCCCGAGGCGAGCGTCGAGGATCGGGACTGA
- a CDS encoding nuclear transport factor 2 family protein, producing MTITLPKPIATYFAADRADSDAIARCFSEDAVVVDERHTHAGRDAIRRWKTEAATKYDYVSEPVAVAREGDRTIVTSRVTGNFPGSPIELRYAFVLDGDAIARLEIVP from the coding sequence ATGACGATCACCCTGCCGAAGCCGATCGCGACCTATTTCGCCGCCGATAGAGCCGACAGCGACGCCATTGCCCGCTGCTTCTCCGAAGACGCCGTCGTGGTCGACGAGCGACACACCCATGCCGGGCGCGATGCCATCCGCCGCTGGAAGACGGAGGCCGCGACCAAATACGACTATGTCAGCGAGCCCGTGGCCGTCGCCCGCGAGGGCGACCGGACCATCGTCACCAGCCGTGTCACCGGCAATTTCCCGGGCAGCCCCATCGAGCTGCGCTATGCCTTCGTCCTCGACGGCGATGCCATCGCACGGCTCGAGATCGTGCCGTGA
- a CDS encoding SDR family NAD(P)-dependent oxidoreductase, whose protein sequence is MSGFDLSGKVAVVTGAQRGIGLGIAAELARAGAHVVLTGIMDAEGERAAAELRSGGLPASYRSMDMRDEAAVPRVVGGIAAEHGRLDIAVANAAIYPNTPISAIAPEEWDAVMAVNLRGPFLLAQACLPHFQRRRGGRVIFLSSITGARVSSPGYAHYAATKAGILGFMRTAALEFAPWNVTLNAVEPGNILTEGVLEHQPRSFVEAQRAAVPLRRLGTPEDVAHAVRFLASDEAAYITGQSIVVDGGQLLPEMATAILPEAGA, encoded by the coding sequence ATGAGTGGCTTCGACTTGTCCGGCAAGGTCGCCGTCGTCACCGGGGCGCAACGCGGCATCGGCCTCGGCATCGCCGCCGAGCTGGCGCGCGCCGGCGCCCATGTCGTCCTCACCGGCATCATGGACGCGGAGGGCGAGCGCGCCGCCGCCGAGCTTCGGTCCGGGGGCCTGCCGGCCTCGTATCGAAGCATGGACATGCGCGACGAGGCGGCCGTGCCGCGCGTGGTGGGGGGAATCGCGGCCGAGCATGGCCGGCTCGACATCGCCGTCGCCAATGCTGCGATCTATCCCAACACGCCGATATCGGCGATCGCGCCCGAGGAATGGGACGCGGTGATGGCGGTGAACCTGCGCGGCCCCTTCCTGCTGGCGCAGGCCTGCCTGCCGCATTTCCAGCGCCGGCGCGGCGGCCGGGTGATCTTCCTGTCCTCGATCACCGGCGCCCGCGTGTCCTCGCCGGGCTATGCCCATTATGCCGCCACCAAGGCCGGCATCCTCGGCTTCATGCGCACCGCCGCGCTGGAATTCGCGCCCTGGAACGTCACGCTGAACGCGGTCGAGCCCGGCAACATCCTGACCGAGGGCGTGCTGGAGCACCAGCCGCGAAGCTTCGTCGAGGCCCAGCGTGCCGCCGTGCCGCTGCGCCGCCTCGGCACGCCTGAGGACGTGGCCCATGCCGTGCGCTTCCTCGCCTCCGACGAGGCCGCCTACATCACCGGCCAGAGCATCGTGGTCGACGGCGGCCAGCTCCTGCCGGAAATGGCAACGGCGATCCTGCCGGAGGCGGGGGCGTGA
- a CDS encoding alpha-glucosidase/alpha-galactosidase, which translates to MPKICLVGAGSTVFARAILSDVLSNEALSHCEIALYDIDPERLATSEVMARRICRALGLAGQVNLVATLDRAAALEGADFVILMMQVGGYRPATVTDFEVPKRFGLRQTIADTLGIGGIFRALRTIPVVFDIAEDMRRHCPQALMMNYVNPMAMISWAMGEAYPDIRYVGLCHSVQDTSQFLARTLGEDIADIDYTCAGLNHVAFFLKFEKRLADGSRVDLYPRLRAIAADGTFPPNEAVRFEVMKRFGHFVTESSIHFSEYTPWFIKRGREDLLQEFQLPLDEYITRCERQVATWHHLRQELEDESRPIEVCRSREYAAAIIHSCVTGTPSLIYGNVRNAGLIENLPAEAAVEVACHVDRNGIQPLRLGRVPVQLAAIMRSNINVQELAVTAALTGRREHIYHAAAMDPHTAAELSLAEIEALVDALIEAHGPLLPVFARAAA; encoded by the coding sequence ATGCCCAAGATCTGTCTCGTCGGTGCGGGAAGCACGGTGTTCGCTCGCGCCATCCTGAGCGACGTCCTGAGCAACGAGGCCCTGTCGCACTGCGAGATCGCGCTCTACGACATCGACCCCGAGCGCCTCGCCACCTCCGAGGTGATGGCGCGCCGCATCTGCCGCGCCCTCGGCCTCGCCGGTCAGGTCAACCTCGTCGCCACGCTCGACCGCGCCGCCGCGCTCGAAGGGGCGGACTTCGTCATCCTGATGATGCAGGTCGGCGGCTACCGGCCGGCGACCGTCACCGATTTCGAGGTGCCGAAGCGCTTCGGCCTGCGCCAGACCATCGCCGACACGCTCGGCATCGGCGGCATCTTCCGCGCTTTGCGCACCATTCCGGTGGTGTTCGACATCGCCGAGGACATGCGCCGGCACTGCCCGCAGGCCTTGATGATGAACTACGTCAACCCGATGGCGATGATCAGCTGGGCCATGGGCGAGGCCTATCCCGACATCCGCTATGTCGGCCTGTGCCATTCCGTGCAGGACACCTCGCAGTTCCTGGCGCGCACGCTCGGCGAGGACATCGCCGACATCGACTATACCTGCGCCGGCCTCAACCATGTCGCCTTCTTCCTCAAGTTCGAGAAGCGCCTCGCCGACGGCAGCCGCGTCGACCTCTACCCCCGGCTGCGTGCGATCGCGGCGGACGGCACTTTCCCGCCCAACGAGGCGGTGCGCTTCGAGGTGATGAAGCGCTTCGGCCATTTCGTCACCGAAAGCTCGATCCATTTCTCCGAATACACGCCATGGTTCATCAAGCGCGGGCGCGAGGACTTGCTTCAGGAATTCCAGCTGCCGCTCGACGAATACATCACGCGCTGCGAGCGCCAGGTCGCCACGTGGCACCACCTGCGCCAGGAGCTGGAGGACGAGAGCCGCCCGATCGAGGTCTGCCGCAGCCGCGAATATGCGGCGGCCATCATCCATTCCTGCGTGACCGGCACGCCGAGCCTGATCTACGGCAATGTCCGCAATGCCGGCCTGATCGAGAACCTGCCGGCCGAGGCGGCGGTGGAGGTCGCCTGCCATGTCGACCGCAACGGCATCCAGCCCCTGCGCCTCGGCCGCGTGCCGGTGCAGCTCGCCGCCATCATGCGCAGCAACATCAACGTCCAGGAGCTGGCGGTGACGGCCGCCCTCACCGGGCGGCGCGAGCACATCTATCACGCCGCCGCCATGGACCCGCACACGGCGGCCGAGCTGTCGCTCGCCGAGATCGAGGCGCTGGTCGATGCCCTGATCGAGGCGCACGGCCCGCTGCTGCCGGTCTTCGCCCGGGCCGCGGCATGA
- a CDS encoding helix-turn-helix domain-containing protein, which yields MRQLDPHQTGNRFLKPDEFLAETHVVEPMPAAHWHDHVELNVITHGGMTYLINGKQVRLQEGAIYSFWAAVPHQVISAVDGTVLVCVYVPFADLLSLAVSSDFKNDLMTGHVLTAPSVDPADALMVARWARDWDGAGELVADILRDEVRLRVRRLAADQRRADTVEGGFDGDHRRNATHVADRRAIARVQEMTSFINAEFSRPINVTDVARVGGLHPTNATATFQRVLGQSIAQYLRQRRLNHAQKLLADTDMAIIEVAFESGHGSLSRFYDAFQRQLSCTPRDYRRRFRD from the coding sequence ATGCGCCAGCTCGATCCGCACCAGACCGGGAACCGCTTCCTCAAGCCCGACGAGTTCCTGGCCGAGACGCACGTGGTCGAGCCCATGCCGGCGGCGCACTGGCACGACCATGTCGAGCTCAACGTCATCACCCATGGCGGCATGACCTACCTGATCAACGGCAAGCAGGTCCGGCTGCAGGAGGGCGCGATCTACAGCTTCTGGGCGGCGGTGCCGCACCAGGTCATCTCCGCCGTCGATGGCACGGTGCTGGTCTGCGTCTACGTGCCCTTCGCCGACCTCCTGTCGCTCGCCGTCTCCAGCGACTTCAAGAACGACCTGATGACCGGCCATGTCCTGACCGCGCCGTCGGTCGATCCGGCCGACGCGCTGATGGTGGCGCGCTGGGCGCGGGACTGGGACGGCGCCGGCGAGCTCGTCGCCGACATCCTGCGCGACGAGGTCCGCCTGCGGGTGCGCCGGCTGGCCGCCGACCAGCGGCGGGCCGACACGGTGGAGGGCGGATTCGACGGCGACCACCGGCGCAACGCCACCCATGTCGCCGACCGGCGGGCGATCGCCCGGGTGCAGGAGATGACGAGCTTCATCAACGCCGAGTTCTCAAGGCCCATCAACGTGACCGACGTCGCCCGCGTCGGCGGCCTGCATCCCACCAACGCCACGGCGACCTTCCAGAGGGTGCTCGGCCAGTCGATTGCGCAATATCTGCGCCAGCGGCGGCTCAACCATGCCCAGAAGCTGCTGGCCGACACGGACATGGCGATCATCGAGGTGGCCTTCGAGAGCGGCCACGGATCGCTGAGCCGCTTCTACGATGCCTTCCAGCGCCAGTTGAGCTGCACGCCCCGGGATTATCGCCGGCGCTTCCGCGACTGA
- a CDS encoding extracellular solute-binding protein, producing MHLTRSRLIPALAAAFLTTTSAIALADDAKPFAGQSISVLLPSPQDATMAADFEKATGIKLDLQTASWDDVSVKVSTALLAGTAPADVTEFDWSWTGQFAATGWYLPLNDIVDKATVEDIKGSTIFTVNGNLLAVPYTNDFRVMLVNKKHFADAGVTTMPKTLDELVAAAKAVKAKGIVKYPIGLPLSATEGASTSWYLLTKAFGGDLFDKDMKPLFTAPDSAGHKAMAFELMLLKEGLVDPASTGLKDSEINEAVFGKGLTSIMISGEPGRLGAFNDPANSPVAGQVEAIPVATASGKTRSFGLLEGLGIPKNAANPEAAKVFVKWMTTREFQIHNYGNGVLPTRTSALADLQQQGKLVSGAALVEQAPTVEALFPAGTPTWYPQFSLAVNTSINSAAKGEITVDQAMQRIADAAAEAMKQ from the coding sequence ATGCATCTCACCCGATCGCGGCTGATTCCAGCCCTTGCCGCCGCCTTCCTGACCACGACCAGCGCGATCGCGCTGGCGGACGATGCCAAGCCCTTTGCCGGACAATCGATCTCGGTGCTGCTGCCGTCCCCGCAGGATGCGACCATGGCGGCCGACTTCGAGAAGGCCACTGGCATCAAGCTCGACCTGCAGACCGCGTCCTGGGACGACGTCTCGGTCAAGGTCTCCACCGCCCTGCTGGCCGGCACGGCGCCCGCCGACGTGACCGAGTTCGACTGGTCCTGGACCGGGCAGTTCGCGGCCACGGGCTGGTACCTGCCGCTCAACGACATCGTCGACAAGGCGACGGTCGAGGACATCAAGGGCTCGACCATCTTCACCGTCAACGGCAACCTGCTGGCCGTGCCCTACACCAACGACTTCCGCGTCATGCTGGTCAACAAGAAGCATTTCGCGGACGCGGGCGTCACCACGATGCCGAAGACGCTGGACGAGCTCGTGGCCGCGGCCAAGGCCGTCAAGGCCAAGGGCATCGTCAAATACCCGATCGGCCTGCCGCTGTCGGCGACCGAGGGCGCCTCGACGAGCTGGTACCTCCTCACCAAGGCCTTCGGCGGCGACCTGTTCGACAAGGACATGAAGCCCCTGTTCACGGCGCCGGATTCGGCAGGCCATAAGGCCATGGCCTTCGAGCTGATGCTGCTGAAGGAGGGCCTGGTCGATCCGGCCTCGACCGGGCTCAAGGACTCGGAGATCAACGAGGCCGTCTTCGGCAAGGGCCTGACCAGCATCATGATCAGCGGCGAGCCCGGCCGCCTCGGCGCCTTCAACGACCCGGCGAACTCGCCGGTCGCCGGCCAGGTCGAGGCCATCCCGGTGGCGACCGCCAGCGGCAAGACGCGCAGCTTCGGCCTGCTGGAGGGCCTCGGCATCCCCAAGAACGCCGCCAATCCGGAAGCCGCCAAGGTCTTCGTCAAGTGGATGACGACCCGGGAGTTCCAGATCCACAACTACGGCAACGGCGTGCTGCCGACGCGCACCTCCGCGCTGGCCGACCTGCAGCAGCAGGGCAAGCTGGTGAGCGGCGCGGCGCTGGTGGAGCAGGCGCCGACGGTCGAGGCCCTGTTCCCGGCGGGCACGCCGACCTGGTATCCGCAATTCTCGCTGGCCGTGAACACGTCCATCAACAGCGCGGCCAAGGGTGAGATCACGGTGGACCAGGCCATGCAGCGCATCGCCGACGCCGCCGCCGAAGCCATGAAGCAGTGA
- a CDS encoding carbohydrate ABC transporter permease, with protein MTGLLLVLPIVLTMGGLVFYPLASTAWDSLHRVNPMQPGTPFVGLANYTRMFGDREVGQAWLNTFKYVFLAVSAETVFGVLAASLINQVKRGRQWVLAAVVLPWALPGVVSGVIWQWIFAPGPGLLNGLLLLMGFDFEGHVWFNDSTSAMLAVTIVHVWRMMPLTIVIVLAAMQGIPAELYEAARMDGATRLGMFRLITLPLTRGAIAVAMTNATVSAFNLFDEAFVLARNSLETRPILMQIYLEAFKKFNFSYGMALSLMVTFVSLAVSLGYVLRIHRSTRLD; from the coding sequence GTGACCGGCCTCCTCCTGGTGCTGCCCATCGTGCTGACCATGGGCGGGCTGGTGTTCTATCCCTTGGCTAGCACGGCCTGGGACAGCCTGCACCGCGTCAATCCGATGCAGCCGGGCACGCCCTTCGTCGGCCTCGCCAACTACACGCGCATGTTCGGCGACCGGGAGGTCGGGCAGGCCTGGCTCAACACCTTCAAGTACGTCTTCCTCGCCGTATCGGCCGAGACGGTGTTCGGCGTGCTGGCCGCCTCCCTGATCAACCAGGTGAAGCGCGGCCGCCAATGGGTGCTGGCCGCCGTCGTGCTGCCCTGGGCCCTGCCCGGCGTCGTCAGCGGCGTCATCTGGCAGTGGATCTTCGCGCCGGGACCCGGCCTGCTCAACGGGCTCCTCCTGCTCATGGGCTTCGACTTCGAGGGCCATGTCTGGTTCAACGACAGCACCAGCGCCATGCTGGCGGTCACCATTGTGCATGTCTGGCGGATGATGCCGCTGACCATCGTCATCGTGCTGGCCGCCATGCAGGGTATCCCGGCGGAGCTCTACGAGGCGGCGCGCATGGACGGGGCCACGCGCCTGGGCATGTTCCGCCTGATCACGCTGCCGCTGACGCGCGGCGCCATCGCCGTGGCGATGACCAATGCCACCGTCTCGGCCTTCAACCTGTTCGACGAAGCCTTCGTGCTGGCGCGCAACAGCCTGGAGACGCGGCCGATCCTGATGCAGATCTATCTCGAGGCCTTCAAGAAGTTCAACTTCTCCTATGGCATGGCGCTGTCGCTGATGGTGACCTTCGTGTCCCTGGCCGTCTCGCTCGGCTATGTCCTGCGCATCCACCGCTCGACGAGGCTGGACTGA
- a CDS encoding carbohydrate ABC transporter permease, whose product MREPWSIRLGIPAGIALLLVWSLLPIYWTLVSSLTPAAEFSARPIHLFPEDPTFGHYLRLLGLADGRVGGVDVAGEFRLALLNSVLTAGGATVLCVLMSLLGTYAFARLRFPGRDALFTAVVATMAVPGYAVLIPLFRLMVSLGQIDTYLGVTLIYVSAFLPLCLWLLKGVMDSLPRSLEEAARIDGAGHLRILFSIIAPIAAPGLTAAAILTFLGAWGQYVVPLVFSPKAAKPLTVLIPEFAGKNFVDYGLIMAGGSIAIVIPCLLVIFLNRYLIAGLLAGSTK is encoded by the coding sequence ATGCGCGAGCCCTGGTCCATCCGCCTCGGCATCCCGGCCGGCATCGCGCTGCTGCTGGTCTGGTCGCTGCTGCCGATCTATTGGACGCTGGTCTCCAGCCTGACGCCGGCGGCCGAGTTCAGCGCACGGCCCATCCACCTCTTTCCCGAGGATCCCACGTTCGGCCATTACCTGCGCCTCCTCGGCCTCGCCGACGGGCGCGTCGGCGGCGTCGACGTCGCCGGCGAGTTCCGCCTCGCTTTGCTCAACAGCGTCCTGACCGCAGGCGGCGCCACGGTGCTCTGCGTGCTGATGTCGCTGCTCGGGACCTATGCCTTCGCGCGGCTCCGCTTTCCCGGCCGGGACGCGCTGTTCACCGCTGTCGTCGCCACGATGGCGGTCCCGGGCTATGCCGTGCTCATCCCGCTGTTCCGGCTGATGGTGTCGCTCGGCCAGATCGACACCTATCTCGGCGTGACGCTGATCTATGTCTCCGCCTTCCTGCCGCTCTGCCTCTGGTTGCTCAAGGGCGTGATGGATTCGTTGCCGCGCTCGCTCGAGGAGGCGGCGCGCATCGACGGCGCCGGGCACCTGCGCATCCTGTTCTCGATCATCGCGCCGATCGCCGCACCCGGCCTGACCGCGGCGGCGATCCTCACCTTCCTCGGCGCCTGGGGCCAGTACGTGGTGCCGCTGGTGTTCTCGCCGAAGGCCGCCAAGCCGCTGACGGTCCTCATCCCCGAATTCGCCGGCAAGAACTTCGTCGACTACGGGCTGATCATGGCCGGCGGCTCGATCGCCATCGTCATCCCCTGCCTGCTCGTGATCTTCCTCAACCGCTACCTCATCGCCGGGCTGCTGGCGGGATCGACGAAGTGA